One genomic segment of Arthrobacter sp. NicSoilB8 includes these proteins:
- a CDS encoding amidase, translated as MTTTDYTHSTATELISAMNDRAVSAVELASAAMDRIERYDSGINAIPVRDFDRALDAARVADAARARGAGGPLLGVPITVKESFNVAGLPTTWGIPPFKNFVPTEDAVAVARLKAAGAVILGKTNVPVALGDLQTYNPIYGTTNNPWDRERTPGGSSGGSAAALAAGFGAVSIGSDIAGSLRMPAHFTGVYAHKPSFGLLPARGHTTPPARPLAYDRDLTVIGPMARSASDLALMLNLLAEPDATGVGIAHRLALPPARHDDLPSYRVLIVDTHPLIPTSTDVRTAIDYLASGLAQAGAKVNRNSVLLPDQIEAARLYMRLLLASIAAAYPPDVYEQARTASQRVDPDDISLAAERTRGAALSYRDWITADSLRTRHRAAWSELFTEFDIVICPAAPTTAFRHDQSADLWARTIPIDDADYDYADQLVWAGVATTPGLPATAVPITRSPDGLPIGVQLIGPMFEDHTPIRFAQLLEQEFGGFTPPASR; from the coding sequence ATGACCACAACCGACTACACGCACTCGACGGCGACAGAGTTGATTTCGGCGATGAACGACCGAGCGGTATCTGCTGTCGAGCTTGCCTCCGCTGCGATGGATCGCATCGAACGCTACGACAGCGGCATCAACGCCATTCCCGTGCGGGACTTCGATCGCGCCCTGGATGCAGCCCGCGTGGCCGATGCGGCCAGGGCCCGGGGTGCGGGCGGGCCGCTCCTCGGGGTGCCGATCACGGTCAAAGAATCCTTCAACGTCGCCGGGCTGCCCACGACATGGGGTATCCCGCCGTTCAAGAATTTCGTTCCGACCGAGGACGCCGTCGCGGTCGCGCGTCTGAAGGCTGCGGGTGCCGTGATCCTCGGGAAGACGAATGTGCCCGTCGCGCTCGGAGATCTACAGACCTACAACCCCATCTATGGAACGACGAACAATCCATGGGACCGGGAGCGGACGCCCGGCGGATCCTCCGGCGGTTCGGCCGCGGCACTCGCGGCCGGGTTCGGGGCCGTCTCGATCGGTTCTGATATCGCGGGATCACTGCGGATGCCCGCGCACTTCACGGGCGTGTACGCGCACAAACCCTCGTTCGGCCTGCTGCCCGCGCGAGGGCACACGACCCCACCTGCTCGGCCGTTGGCCTACGACCGGGATCTCACGGTCATCGGACCGATGGCCCGCAGCGCCTCTGACCTTGCGCTCATGCTCAATCTCTTGGCCGAGCCAGATGCGACGGGGGTGGGCATCGCTCATCGGCTCGCACTGCCCCCGGCCCGCCACGATGACCTGCCCAGCTACCGGGTTCTCATCGTGGACACGCATCCGCTCATCCCGACGTCGACCGACGTGCGCACGGCAATCGACTATCTGGCCTCAGGTCTCGCTCAGGCAGGTGCGAAGGTGAACCGCAACAGCGTCCTGTTACCCGATCAGATCGAAGCAGCGAGACTCTACATGCGCCTCCTTCTCGCCTCCATTGCGGCCGCGTACCCGCCCGACGTTTACGAGCAGGCGCGCACGGCCTCACAACGGGTCGACCCAGACGACATAAGCCTCGCCGCCGAACGCACCCGCGGCGCCGCACTCAGCTACCGCGATTGGATCACCGCTGACTCGCTTCGCACCCGGCACCGCGCCGCGTGGAGCGAGCTGTTCACTGAATTCGACATTGTGATCTGCCCCGCGGCACCGACCACTGCCTTCCGTCACGATCAGAGCGCGGACCTGTGGGCGCGAACCATCCCGATTGACGATGCCGACTACGACTACGCCGATCAGCTCGTGTGGGCCGGTGTCGCCACAACGCCCGGGCTCCCCGCGACCGCCGTGCCCATCACCCGGTCACCCGATGGGTTGCCCATCGGTGTTCAACTAATTGGTCCGATGTTCGAAGACCACACACCCATTCGTTTCGCCCAGCTGCTCGAGCAGGAGTTCGGCGGCTTCACCCCTCCGGCGTCTAGATGA
- a CDS encoding NAD-dependent epimerase/dehydratase family protein, whose translation MSSTNSQRVFLAGASGVIGQRLIPRLVRAGHIVGGMTRSTDKTELLSRLGAEPILCDVFDRERLIQAVRDFAPDMILNELTDLPDDVESIGAHAELNARIRTEGNQNLIEAARQSGSPKILAQTVAWQLPDGPDALAVAELERSVLAEGGVVLSYGQFYGPGTYNEHQIPEDPRIQIDRAAERTVELLNEPSGVIVITD comes from the coding sequence ATGTCCTCCACCAACAGCCAGCGCGTATTCCTTGCCGGAGCCTCCGGAGTGATCGGTCAAAGACTGATCCCCCGGCTAGTCCGGGCCGGGCACATCGTCGGAGGCATGACCCGTTCGACTGACAAGACCGAACTGCTCAGCCGACTCGGTGCCGAACCGATCCTCTGCGATGTCTTCGACCGAGAAAGGCTGATCCAGGCCGTTCGTGACTTCGCACCGGACATGATCCTCAACGAGCTAACTGATCTGCCGGACGACGTAGAGAGCATCGGTGCCCACGCGGAGCTGAACGCTCGCATCCGCACGGAGGGGAACCAGAACCTGATCGAGGCCGCACGACAGTCCGGGTCGCCGAAGATCCTGGCGCAGACTGTTGCGTGGCAGCTGCCCGATGGGCCGGACGCGCTGGCGGTGGCAGAGCTGGAGCGCTCCGTTCTCGCGGAAGGTGGCGTCGTCCTGAGCTATGGCCAGTTTTACGGACCCGGCACTTACAACGAACACCAGATCCCCGAAGACCCGCGAATCCAGATCGACCGCGCCGCAGAGCGGACGGTCGAGCTGCTGAACGAGCCGTCGGGCGTGATCGTCATCACCGACTGA
- a CDS encoding MFS transporter — MAGTALAFTSMYLAAGALTPLLVVYREQWGFAPSLLTVAFAVYAIGFLAAALTLGSLSDHIGRRPVLIGALVVQFASNLIFLLAPEIGWVIAGRIVQGVASGAATAAFTAALVEHAPPHQKRLGPILGSVGLTGGLAVGSLLAGFAIELTSSANTIAFVVLSALTIVGGFAVAASRETIRRSPGALRSMIPNVAIPSAARAEFLAAAPAVAAVWMLAGLSGGLAPSMVHSVFHLDSGLLDGLAGFIAPAVSVIIGLSFARVRPRTAMSIGIWASIIGSLGIIGGATANSLVTMFIGQAIAGLGFGAAFTAALGLIISIVAAHQRAGVVAGIYVVSYVGLGLPVVLAGQLTDVLGVVPTVRWYGAVVVFLALLSLAAQHRLKLRTHQQSGKNDGLHELTNV, encoded by the coding sequence TTGGCGGGTACAGCACTCGCATTCACCAGCATGTATCTCGCAGCCGGCGCCCTGACACCACTGCTGGTGGTCTACCGGGAGCAGTGGGGCTTCGCGCCTTCACTGCTCACGGTGGCGTTCGCCGTCTATGCGATCGGATTCCTCGCGGCCGCACTCACCTTGGGTTCGCTGTCAGATCATATCGGCAGACGGCCGGTACTGATCGGCGCCCTCGTCGTCCAGTTCGCATCGAACCTCATATTCCTCCTGGCCCCTGAAATCGGGTGGGTCATCGCGGGCCGAATTGTGCAGGGAGTCGCCAGCGGCGCGGCGACCGCGGCGTTCACGGCAGCACTCGTCGAGCATGCGCCGCCCCATCAGAAGCGGCTTGGCCCGATCCTCGGCAGCGTCGGACTCACCGGAGGTCTTGCCGTGGGGTCCCTTCTGGCAGGCTTTGCGATCGAGCTCACGTCCTCGGCCAACACGATCGCCTTCGTCGTTCTCAGCGCACTCACCATTGTCGGCGGCTTCGCCGTCGCTGCCTCCCGGGAGACCATCCGCCGCAGCCCCGGAGCACTTCGCTCGATGATCCCCAACGTCGCGATCCCGTCGGCAGCCCGCGCCGAGTTCCTGGCTGCAGCGCCCGCGGTCGCAGCGGTATGGATGCTCGCCGGACTCTCCGGTGGCCTGGCCCCGAGCATGGTCCACAGCGTGTTCCACCTCGACAGCGGCCTGCTCGACGGGCTCGCCGGGTTCATAGCGCCGGCGGTCTCCGTGATCATCGGGCTATCGTTCGCCCGCGTCCGTCCTCGGACTGCGATGAGCATCGGAATCTGGGCATCCATCATCGGCTCCCTCGGCATCATCGGAGGCGCGACCGCCAACAGCCTCGTCACCATGTTCATCGGGCAAGCCATCGCCGGCCTCGGATTCGGTGCGGCATTCACCGCGGCTTTGGGCCTCATCATCTCGATCGTGGCTGCCCACCAACGTGCCGGAGTCGTCGCAGGAATCTATGTCGTCTCGTACGTCGGTCTCGGACTGCCCGTGGTCCTCGCCGGGCAACTCACAGACGTCCTCGGCGTCGTCCCGACCGTCCGCTGGTACGGCGCGGTAGTCGTATTCCTCGCGCTGCTCAGCCTCGCTGCTCAGCATCGTCTCAAACTACGCACGCACCAGCAATCCGGCAAGAACGACGGTCTCCATGAACTCACCAACGTGTGA